The following coding sequences are from one Kushneria phosphatilytica window:
- a CDS encoding sugar phosphorylase: protein MSDATATVTPLSEAEFIERAQCELAFVYGERSEEILRRLRQLVSRREEEIDSPARPLWTERSQLLITYGDSILEERDTLPLAALERFLQERLPNTFSAVHILPFFPWSSDDGFAVIHYGEVDPKLGDWPQIRRVAEGHNLMVDLVINHVSRESLWFADYIAGSRPGRDYFIELDPNTDVSGVTRPRNTPLLVPVSTRRGTRHVWATFSEDQIDLNYANPDVLIEMVGVMLHYLGQGARLIRLDAIAYLWKELGTRCIHLPQTHAIVRLLRAIMEYVAPGALLITETNVPHHENLSYFGEGDEAHVIYQFTLPPLLLHTLTSGNAETLTEWAATLPPLSPGCTYLNFTASHDGVGVRALEGLLPDHEIGALLELMQRFGGFVSMKTDPDGNDSPYEINISWFDALKGTRRGADPWQIARFICSQTIMLGLQGIPAVYIHSLLATLNDHEGVTRTGHLRAINRKRWQRAPLEQLLEAYSTPTRIVFDALIERLRIRREESCFHPDAPQKVLDLGPQFFAFIRGPLSDGRRLLALHNVTDQPQSVHLPEAFGQEQWRDIIGNTSLDADTVVLAPYRSAWLVNDG from the coding sequence ATGTCTGATGCCACTGCCACGGTTACCCCGCTTTCCGAAGCCGAATTCATCGAACGGGCGCAGTGCGAGCTGGCCTTCGTTTACGGGGAGCGCAGCGAGGAGATTCTCAGACGTCTGCGCCAGCTTGTAAGCCGCCGGGAAGAAGAGATCGACTCACCGGCAAGACCGCTATGGACCGAACGCAGTCAGCTATTGATCACCTATGGCGACAGTATCCTCGAGGAGCGTGACACCCTGCCGCTGGCTGCACTGGAGCGGTTTTTACAGGAGCGTCTACCGAACACCTTCAGCGCGGTGCACATTCTGCCCTTCTTTCCGTGGAGCTCGGATGATGGCTTTGCCGTGATTCACTACGGCGAGGTTGATCCCAAACTGGGGGACTGGCCGCAGATCCGACGCGTGGCAGAAGGCCATAACCTGATGGTGGACCTGGTCATCAACCATGTCTCCCGCGAATCGCTGTGGTTTGCCGACTATATTGCCGGCTCGCGCCCCGGCCGCGACTACTTCATCGAGCTGGACCCGAATACCGATGTCTCCGGGGTTACTCGCCCTCGCAATACGCCGCTGCTGGTCCCGGTCTCGACCCGGCGCGGCACCCGCCATGTGTGGGCGACCTTCTCCGAGGATCAGATCGATCTCAACTACGCCAACCCGGACGTGTTGATCGAGATGGTCGGGGTAATGCTGCACTATCTCGGCCAGGGCGCCCGGTTGATCCGGCTCGATGCCATCGCCTATCTCTGGAAGGAGCTCGGCACACGCTGCATCCATCTGCCTCAGACCCATGCCATCGTGCGACTGCTGCGCGCCATCATGGAGTATGTGGCCCCGGGCGCCCTGCTGATCACCGAGACCAATGTCCCTCATCACGAAAATCTGAGCTACTTCGGCGAGGGTGATGAAGCGCATGTCATCTATCAGTTCACCCTGCCACCACTGCTGTTGCACACGCTCACCTCGGGCAACGCCGAAACGCTGACCGAATGGGCCGCCACCCTGCCCCCATTGTCCCCCGGCTGCACCTATCTCAACTTTACCGCCAGCCATGATGGCGTTGGCGTACGAGCGCTGGAGGGGCTGCTGCCCGATCACGAAATCGGCGCCCTGCTGGAGCTGATGCAACGCTTCGGTGGGTTTGTCAGCATGAAAACCGACCCGGATGGCAACGACTCTCCCTATGAGATCAACATCTCCTGGTTCGACGCGCTCAAGGGCACCCGACGCGGGGCCGATCCCTGGCAGATCGCCCGCTTCATCTGCTCGCAGACCATCATGCTGGGGCTGCAGGGGATCCCGGCGGTCTACATCCACAGCCTGCTGGCAACGCTCAACGATCATGAAGGCGTGACTCGCACCGGCCACTTGCGCGCCATCAACCGCAAGCGCTGGCAGCGTGCCCCTCTGGAGCAACTGCTGGAAGCCTACAGCACACCGACTCGCATCGTCTTCGATGCGCTGATCGAACGGCTGCGGATACGCCGCGAGGAATCCTGCTTCCATCCGGACGCGCCACAGAAAGTGCTCGACCTGGGACCGCAGTTCTTCGCTTTCATTCGCGGCCCGCTCTCTGACGGACGACGCCTGCTGGCACTGCATAACGTCACCGACCAGCCACAGTCGGTACACCTGCCGGAAGCTTTTGGTCAGGAACAGTGGCGCGACATCATCGGCAATACATCGCTGGATGCGGACACGGTCGTGCTGGCGCCCTACCGCAGCGCCTGGCTGGTCAATGATGGGTAA
- a CDS encoding glycosyltransferase family protein: MSDFYQNGVITNFHNLTDRSCEALEQDLKRFSQRRPMGLILPSLYSELEGPALTKIIDQISQVDYLSEVVIGLDRADRDQFLRARDFFSRLPQRHRILWNDGPRLQALDAELAAEELAPQEAGKGRNVWFCSGYVLASGRTEAVALHDCDITTYNRTLLARLLYPVANPHFSYQFCKGYYARIADGKLNGRVGRLMVTPMLRALKKICGPLEYLNYLDSYRYPLSGEFAMRTDVLGGIRIPSDWGLEIGVLSEVYRNHSFKQLCQVDIADHYDHKHQPLSPDDATNGLYRMSLDIAKALYRKLATLGVTLSEESFRTLKATYYRTALDMIENYYHDAMMNGLVVDRHSEEQAVELFAQTIMEAGTTFLESPRDKPFIPSWGRVQSAFPDMLERMYDAVEADNRGEV; this comes from the coding sequence ATGAGCGATTTCTACCAGAATGGCGTTATTACCAACTTTCACAATCTGACCGACCGATCCTGTGAGGCACTGGAACAGGATCTCAAGCGCTTCAGTCAGCGTCGTCCGATGGGACTGATACTGCCGTCACTGTATTCCGAGCTGGAAGGTCCGGCGCTGACGAAAATCATCGACCAGATCTCGCAGGTCGATTATCTCTCGGAAGTGGTGATCGGCCTGGATCGGGCGGATCGCGATCAGTTTCTTCGAGCACGTGATTTTTTCTCCCGACTGCCGCAGCGCCATCGCATCCTCTGGAATGATGGCCCGCGCCTACAGGCGCTCGATGCCGAGCTGGCTGCCGAGGAGCTGGCCCCTCAGGAGGCGGGCAAAGGGCGCAATGTCTGGTTCTGCTCGGGCTACGTACTGGCGTCCGGGCGCACCGAGGCGGTGGCGCTGCATGACTGTGATATCACCACCTATAACCGGACCCTGCTGGCCCGGCTGCTTTATCCGGTGGCCAACCCTCATTTCAGTTATCAGTTCTGCAAGGGCTATTACGCGCGGATTGCCGACGGCAAGCTCAACGGCAGGGTTGGCCGGCTGATGGTGACGCCGATGCTGCGGGCGCTGAAGAAAATCTGCGGGCCGCTGGAGTATCTCAACTATCTCGACAGCTACCGCTACCCGCTCTCCGGCGAGTTTGCGATGCGTACCGATGTGCTGGGTGGCATTCGCATTCCCAGCGACTGGGGGCTGGAAATCGGCGTACTTTCGGAGGTGTATCGCAACCACTCCTTCAAGCAGCTCTGCCAGGTGGATATCGCTGATCATTACGATCACAAGCATCAGCCGCTGTCGCCGGACGATGCGACCAATGGGCTCTACCGCATGAGTCTGGATATCGCCAAGGCGCTCTACCGCAAACTGGCAACACTGGGCGTCACGCTCTCCGAGGAGAGCTTCAGAACCCTCAAGGCGACCTACTACCGCACTGCGCTCGATATGATCGAAAACTACTACCACGATGCCATGATGAATGGGCTGGTCGTTGATCGGCACAGTGAAGAGCAGGCGGTCGAGCTGTTCGCCCAGACCATCATGGAAGCGGGCACAACCTTTCTTGAAAGCCCACGCGACAAGCCCTTCATTCCCAGCTGGGGGCGGGTACAGTCGGCATTCCCGGATATGCTCGAGCGCATGTACGACGCGGTCGAGGCGGATAACCGGGGCGAAGTCTGA
- a CDS encoding HAD-IIB family hydrolase, translating into MFSLAQPLLIFTDLDGSLLDHDTYDHSPAIEWLARLKAADVPVILNTSKTAAEVLPLYHELGLDAPFVTENGGCVYLPESWVINEDVDVDGWARVVLGASRSRILTVLEAIRETESLRFRGFADMTHQEVMTLTGLDEPSARRACQREASEPLIWRDSETALDHFRLELIGAGLELTRGGRFHHVMGETCSKGRACGWLISRLEQRLGTSVSSIALGDGPNDVSMFDTVDAAVIIRGKHDQPIEVRDEARTYRTHEHGPHGWVEGLEHWISAS; encoded by the coding sequence ATGTTCTCGCTCGCCCAGCCGCTGCTGATCTTTACCGACCTTGATGGGTCGCTACTTGATCACGACACCTATGACCATTCCCCGGCCATTGAATGGCTGGCACGCCTGAAGGCGGCTGACGTACCGGTCATTCTCAATACCAGCAAGACGGCGGCTGAAGTGTTGCCGCTTTATCATGAGCTGGGGTTGGATGCGCCTTTCGTGACGGAAAACGGTGGGTGTGTCTATCTCCCCGAGAGTTGGGTCATCAATGAAGATGTCGATGTAGACGGCTGGGCCCGTGTGGTGCTGGGCGCCTCACGCTCTCGTATCCTGACAGTACTGGAAGCGATCCGGGAGACAGAGTCACTGCGCTTTCGCGGGTTTGCCGACATGACCCATCAGGAAGTAATGACGCTGACGGGGCTTGATGAGCCGAGCGCCCGGCGAGCATGCCAGCGTGAAGCCTCTGAACCGCTGATCTGGCGGGATAGTGAGACTGCCCTGGACCACTTCCGACTCGAACTGATTGGGGCGGGGCTGGAGCTGACCCGCGGTGGCCGCTTTCATCACGTCATGGGTGAAACCTGTAGCAAGGGTCGTGCCTGTGGCTGGCTGATCAGTCGCCTTGAGCAGCGCCTGGGAACCAGCGTGTCCAGTATTGCGCTGGGCGATGGCCCCAATGATGTTTCCATGTTCGATACAGTCGATGCAGCCGTCATCATTCGCGGCAAGCATGATCAGCCCATTGAGGTGCGTGACGAGGCGCGGACCTATCGTACCCATGAGCATGGCCCACACGGGTGGGTCGAGGGGCTGGAGCACTGGATCAGTGCTAGTTGA
- a CDS encoding mannosyltransferase family protein produces the protein MALFIFSRLVFALLGGWWQGDSVSAFCQWDCHWYIGIVQQGYFTPDEVLANGRSNWAYFPLYPLLARGLVSITGLSAFWSLWLIANTAALLALLVLLRYLRMTRSVVSPWLVASLFCLGPYSFYLASGYSEALFALLLLGSALSWQRGRTLAAGGFGMFLSASRVVGVAWAVGLLAQWLWQRHHRQQTPRWFIALAALALCPLGLLGYMLYLWIHVGDPLAFLHVQAAWGRTLQWPIETLLGGFRNGIEHPGQQGGRVALYEVSAGVVGLLLALWLLHRGRVAEGVAASVMLLIPLATGLESLPRYLVGIPFMLLAVHDGLMRIPVVWRWLMVLALIALNLWLLAGWSAGAEWLK, from the coding sequence GTGGCTCTTTTTATATTTTCCAGATTGGTATTCGCCCTGCTGGGCGGGTGGTGGCAGGGCGATTCCGTCAGTGCCTTCTGCCAATGGGATTGCCACTGGTATATCGGCATCGTCCAGCAGGGATATTTCACGCCGGATGAAGTGCTGGCCAATGGTCGCAGCAACTGGGCCTATTTCCCGCTCTATCCGCTCCTGGCACGAGGGCTTGTCAGTATCACCGGGCTATCGGCGTTCTGGTCGTTATGGTTGATTGCCAATACGGCGGCGCTGCTCGCACTACTGGTGTTGCTGCGCTATCTCCGGATGACACGCTCGGTGGTTTCACCCTGGCTGGTCGCAAGTCTGTTCTGTCTGGGACCTTACAGCTTCTATCTGGCCTCGGGCTATTCCGAGGCGCTGTTCGCGCTACTGCTGCTGGGAAGTGCCCTGAGCTGGCAGCGCGGGCGGACACTGGCGGCTGGCGGGTTTGGTATGTTCCTTTCTGCCTCACGAGTCGTGGGTGTGGCCTGGGCGGTCGGTTTGCTGGCGCAGTGGCTATGGCAGCGCCATCATCGCCAGCAGACACCTCGCTGGTTTATCGCTTTGGCTGCGTTGGCGCTCTGCCCGTTGGGGCTTTTGGGCTACATGCTCTATCTCTGGATTCATGTGGGTGATCCACTGGCGTTCCTGCATGTGCAGGCGGCCTGGGGGCGCACCCTGCAATGGCCAATAGAGACTCTGCTGGGGGGCTTTCGCAACGGCATCGAGCATCCGGGGCAGCAGGGCGGCCGTGTTGCATTGTATGAAGTATCGGCTGGTGTGGTGGGTCTGCTGCTGGCGCTGTGGTTATTGCATCGCGGCCGTGTGGCAGAGGGTGTGGCTGCCAGCGTGATGCTTTTGATCCCTCTGGCGACCGGGCTGGAGTCACTGCCACGCTATCTTGTGGGCATTCCGTTTATGCTGCTGGCGGTTCATGATGGCCTGATGCGTATTCCTGTTGTCTGGCGCTGGTTGATGGTGCTTGCCCTTATCGCGTTGAATTTGTGGCTGCTGGCGGGGTGGAGTGCTGGTGCGGAATGGCTTAAGTGA
- a CDS encoding Wzz/FepE/Etk N-terminal domain-containing protein — protein sequence MEDNKPGKKRIISNDEIDLLELWRTLLAGWKTLLFAVVVFLAIGLLSILLSTKEYQASIQVMPAAPEALDDFSRLEVQAAKKDNSNTPSYQVARVGLSPDEAFQRYHQLIADFENFNQFQQTISPEQLNGQQWNESQFISHFSFSTGGKNNPGLEAQYRYSPDEPDAALLAQYVHWSATQARTDLLTQRLEDNADRLDALKEKLESVRQEGIAKRKAELSDLEHAIETAKILGIKEPTTPYDFMSNGPAQTVISNGQWQFAQYFLGTRILQAEYQTLKSHLGEVANDQTHQLEQMIADAQSLGQHYQALAQQSDSAAPIVNVTSQQPNISKIGTKASMILLGCILLGLVVGALIVLLRRAFGRQHSAE from the coding sequence ATGGAAGATAACAAGCCGGGAAAAAAGCGGATTATTTCCAATGATGAAATTGATCTGCTGGAATTGTGGCGAACCCTGCTGGCTGGTTGGAAAACGCTACTGTTTGCCGTGGTCGTGTTTTTGGCTATTGGTTTGCTAAGTATATTACTGAGCACGAAAGAGTATCAGGCATCGATACAGGTGATGCCGGCTGCCCCCGAGGCGTTGGATGATTTTTCACGCCTGGAAGTACAGGCTGCCAAAAAGGATAATTCGAATACGCCTTCTTATCAGGTTGCTCGGGTTGGGCTCTCACCTGATGAGGCGTTTCAGAGATACCACCAACTGATTGCAGATTTCGAGAATTTCAACCAGTTTCAGCAAACCATCTCGCCGGAGCAGTTGAACGGTCAGCAGTGGAACGAGTCGCAGTTTATATCGCATTTCAGCTTTTCCACGGGTGGCAAGAATAACCCAGGCCTGGAAGCGCAATATCGGTACTCTCCGGATGAGCCTGATGCTGCCTTGCTTGCGCAGTATGTACACTGGAGCGCTACGCAGGCTCGTACTGATCTGCTAACGCAGCGCTTGGAAGATAATGCCGATCGCCTCGATGCACTGAAGGAAAAGCTGGAATCAGTGCGTCAAGAGGGCATTGCCAAACGCAAGGCAGAGTTGAGTGATCTCGAACATGCTATCGAGACTGCAAAGATATTGGGCATCAAGGAGCCGACGACGCCCTACGACTTCATGTCCAATGGTCCCGCCCAGACTGTTATATCCAATGGGCAGTGGCAATTTGCTCAATATTTTCTGGGGACTCGTATTCTGCAGGCAGAATATCAGACTCTGAAAAGCCATCTGGGTGAAGTCGCCAATGACCAGACGCACCAGTTGGAGCAAATGATTGCTGATGCGCAATCACTGGGGCAGCACTATCAGGCTCTGGCGCAGCAGTCGGATAGCGCAGCGCCAATAGTCAATGTGACCTCGCAGCAGCCGAATATTTCCAAAATCGGCACCAAAGCCTCCATGATTCTGCTGGGCTGTATCCTGCTTGGCCTGGTTGTTGGGGCATTGATCGTACTGTTGAGACGCGCCTTCGGGCGTCAGCACTCCGCCGAGTAA
- a CDS encoding undecaprenyl-phosphate glucose phosphotransferase, translating to MSGKEALLIERVPLPFLAMLLDAASIIVAGILTYFYRFGYQEVQERYLWALSVITLLVLMLNLSMEAYRRWRTRRLSDILFRLMLVWGLVSVAATSIIYFAHVAERYSRLWIILTMAVSFVMAVSVRWLARRTLQSYRLRGRHRRPVFLIGPGTTLLNITRHMRAQQAAGYSISGVHRLSQEHSQADLETIARRVAASNSREVWICMPLRLGGVVQELMFALRYQTVEIRFFPELTDMPLLNHRVSEVVGLYSIDLSVSPMAGGARLIKRLEDIVLGSLFCILVLPACLMIALAIKCTSPGPILFKQYRTGINGKRFKVYKFRSMKVHQEASGKVTQARKGDCRLTPVGGFLRRTSLDELPQFYNVLQGRMSIVGPRPHALVHNDQYKEMVESYMQRHKVKPGITGWAQVSGYRGETDTLEKMQKRVQCDLWYIDNWSLLLDVKIIFLTFLKGFINKNAY from the coding sequence GTGTCAGGAAAGGAAGCATTACTGATTGAGCGTGTGCCACTACCGTTTCTGGCCATGCTGCTGGATGCCGCATCGATTATCGTGGCCGGTATCCTGACGTATTTCTATCGGTTCGGTTATCAGGAGGTGCAGGAGCGTTATCTCTGGGCGCTGAGTGTTATCACCCTGCTGGTGCTGATGTTGAACCTCTCGATGGAAGCTTACAGGCGCTGGCGCACGCGACGCCTCTCCGACATCCTCTTTCGTCTAATGCTGGTGTGGGGCCTGGTTTCGGTCGCTGCAACCTCCATCATCTATTTTGCTCATGTGGCAGAGCGTTATTCACGACTGTGGATCATACTGACCATGGCCGTTTCCTTTGTCATGGCAGTGAGTGTGCGTTGGTTGGCACGGCGAACCCTGCAGTCCTATCGTTTGCGCGGGCGCCATCGTCGCCCGGTTTTTCTGATCGGCCCAGGCACTACGCTGCTTAATATTACGCGTCACATGCGTGCCCAGCAGGCTGCCGGTTACTCCATTAGTGGGGTGCATCGGTTGAGTCAGGAGCACTCTCAGGCAGACCTTGAGACGATTGCTCGGCGAGTGGCTGCTTCCAACAGTCGTGAAGTGTGGATTTGTATGCCCTTGCGTCTGGGAGGTGTAGTGCAGGAGCTGATGTTTGCACTGCGCTATCAGACGGTAGAAATTCGTTTTTTTCCGGAATTGACAGACATGCCATTGCTCAACCATCGGGTTAGTGAAGTGGTTGGGCTTTATAGTATCGATCTGAGTGTTAGTCCCATGGCGGGTGGGGCACGCCTGATCAAGCGACTCGAGGACATTGTGTTGGGTAGCCTGTTTTGCATTCTGGTGCTGCCCGCATGTCTGATGATTGCCTTGGCCATCAAGTGCACTTCACCTGGCCCTATCCTGTTCAAGCAATATCGTACGGGGATTAATGGTAAACGCTTCAAGGTCTATAAATTCCGCTCCATGAAGGTCCATCAGGAAGCCAGTGGAAAGGTGACTCAGGCGCGAAAGGGCGACTGTCGTTTAACGCCGGTAGGTGGCTTCCTGCGTCGGACATCACTGGATGAGCTACCACAATTCTATAATGTATTGCAGGGGCGCATGTCGATCGTCGGTCCAAGGCCACACGCATTGGTGCATAACGATCAATACAAGGAGATGGTCGAATCCTACATGCAACGCCATAAGGTCAAGCCCGGGATAACCGGCTGGGCTCAGGTGAGTGGTTATCGGGGAGAAACCGATACGCTGGAAAAAATGCAGAAGCGAGTACAGTGTGACCTTTGGTATATCGATAATTGGTCACTGTTGCTGGACGTAAAAATAATATTCCTGACCTTTCTGAAAGGCTTTATTAATAAAAATGCATATTAA
- a CDS encoding mannose-1-phosphate guanylyltransferase/mannose-6-phosphate isomerase: MFPIIMAGGAGSRLWPLSRPMYPKQFLPLADEQYSMLQQTLARLEGLSYQPPLLICNEEHRFIAAEQLRLMEAQHGGILLEPCGRNTAPAIALGALRATADGDDPVLLVLAADHYIGDVGAFQQAVKCGQDAAEAGYLVTFGIRPTHPETGYGYVQAGEGNRDQGYAPVAAFVEKPDRATAEHYLDQGGYFWNSGMFMFRASRYLEELAKSRPDILDACRRSMAHVDQDLDFLRIDAAAFEACPSESVDYAVMEHTESAVVVPLEAEWSDVGSWSAVWDVNEKDAQGNVSHGDVALHEARDCLAYSQSRLVSLVGLENVMVIETKDAVLVAHRDRAQEVKQLVASLKAQGRSEVTQHREVFRPWGKYDCVDMEARYQVKRITVEPGHKLSIQMHHHRSEHWVVVSGTALVGIDGEEQLVTENQSVYIPLGAQHFLANPGKIPLELIEVQSGAYLGEDDIVRFEDRYGRQ; this comes from the coding sequence ATGTTTCCAATTATTATGGCGGGTGGGGCAGGCTCTCGGCTCTGGCCACTTTCCCGGCCGATGTATCCCAAGCAGTTTCTACCCTTGGCTGATGAGCAGTACTCCATGCTGCAGCAGACCCTGGCTCGTCTGGAGGGTTTGAGCTATCAGCCACCACTGTTGATCTGTAATGAAGAGCATCGCTTTATTGCTGCAGAACAGTTGCGCCTGATGGAAGCGCAGCATGGCGGCATTCTGCTGGAACCCTGTGGCCGCAATACTGCACCGGCTATCGCGCTAGGGGCGTTGAGAGCTACTGCCGATGGGGATGATCCAGTGCTGCTAGTGCTGGCCGCGGATCATTACATCGGGGATGTGGGGGCTTTCCAACAGGCGGTGAAGTGCGGTCAGGATGCTGCCGAGGCAGGGTATCTGGTGACCTTTGGCATTCGGCCCACTCATCCGGAAACCGGTTATGGATATGTGCAGGCCGGTGAGGGGAACAGGGATCAGGGCTATGCGCCGGTCGCTGCATTTGTTGAAAAGCCGGATCGCGCTACCGCTGAGCACTATCTTGACCAGGGGGGCTATTTCTGGAACAGCGGCATGTTCATGTTTCGGGCCAGCCGTTATCTGGAAGAATTGGCAAAGTCTCGGCCGGATATCCTGGATGCCTGTCGCCGTAGCATGGCGCATGTTGATCAGGATCTCGATTTTTTGCGCATCGATGCCGCTGCGTTTGAAGCGTGCCCCTCGGAGTCAGTCGACTATGCGGTTATGGAACACACTGAAAGCGCTGTGGTGGTTCCACTCGAGGCAGAATGGAGTGATGTCGGTAGCTGGTCCGCCGTGTGGGATGTTAATGAAAAAGATGCACAGGGTAATGTGAGTCATGGTGATGTGGCGCTGCATGAAGCTCGTGATTGCCTGGCTTACTCCCAGAGCCGCCTCGTTAGCCTGGTAGGGCTGGAAAATGTCATGGTGATCGAAACCAAGGATGCGGTACTGGTGGCCCATCGGGATCGCGCGCAAGAGGTCAAGCAGCTTGTGGCATCGCTCAAGGCTCAGGGGCGCAGCGAGGTTACCCAGCATCGTGAGGTGTTCAGACCCTGGGGCAAATATGATTGCGTGGATATGGAAGCGCGCTACCAGGTTAAGCGGATTACCGTTGAGCCGGGGCATAAGCTGTCGATTCAGATGCACCATCATCGCTCTGAGCACTGGGTCGTTGTTTCCGGTACGGCGCTGGTCGGCATCGATGGTGAAGAGCAGCTGGTCACCGAGAACCAGTCAGTCTATATCCCATTGGGGGCTCAGCACTTTCTGGCTAACCCGGGCAAGATTCCGCTGGAGCTGATCGAGGTGCAGTCCGGTGCCTACCTGGGAGAAGATGATATCGTGCGCTTCGAGGACCGCTACGGGCGGCAGTAA
- a CDS encoding glycosyltransferase yields the protein MIFFFTAGMQLPFTRMGNILTYCALHMVHDEFIYQSGPGGTAQIDGQGMDNLLVRDFFSPDDYQENYEKADLIITHAGMGNMISFIEKGLPFIMIPRRAQYSEHRNDHQIDSAESISKMFDVPYFSQQDEVYEFLSGFKKGSFSISYDASSIIQKRKSFFANIVEKMKAPG from the coding sequence ATGATTTTTTTCTTCACTGCTGGTATGCAACTGCCATTTACGCGTATGGGAAATATACTGACATACTGCGCCCTGCATATGGTACATGATGAGTTTATATATCAATCCGGTCCAGGAGGGACTGCCCAAATCGATGGGCAAGGCATGGATAATTTGTTGGTCAGAGATTTTTTCTCTCCTGATGATTATCAGGAGAACTATGAAAAGGCTGATCTTATTATAACTCATGCAGGGATGGGTAATATGATTTCTTTTATAGAAAAAGGGCTGCCTTTTATAATGATTCCTCGGCGTGCTCAGTACTCTGAACACAGGAATGATCATCAGATAGATAGTGCTGAATCAATTAGCAAGATGTTCGATGTGCCATATTTTTCACAGCAAGATGAAGTCTATGAGTTTTTGTCGGGATTTAAAAAAGGCAGTTTTAGTATAAGCTATGATGCTTCAAGCATAATACAGAAAAGAAAGTCGTTTTTTGCAAACATTGTTGAAAAGATGAAAGCGCCTGGCTGA
- a CDS encoding glycosyltransferase family protein translates to MKVLYAASFGGHWVQLNRIAKGLSFSDEVFISTKSVKSEDKVYIIKDFNVSNFYIGFSEFLKVYRIIKEEDPAWVLSTGAAPGLLVIFLASIVGKKTMWVDSIANSKKLSLSGKLAMYFADITLSQWEDVAAKNKKVEYIGSLL, encoded by the coding sequence ATGAAAGTGTTATATGCTGCATCTTTCGGTGGTCATTGGGTTCAGCTCAATCGAATAGCCAAAGGCCTTTCTTTCAGTGATGAGGTTTTTATAAGCACTAAGAGTGTAAAATCCGAGGATAAGGTTTATATAATAAAAGACTTTAATGTATCAAATTTCTATATTGGGTTTTCGGAGTTCTTGAAAGTCTATAGAATAATTAAAGAGGAGGATCCTGCCTGGGTTTTGAGTACCGGTGCGGCTCCAGGGCTGCTGGTTATTTTTTTGGCGTCAATTGTTGGAAAAAAAACAATGTGGGTTGATAGTATTGCCAATAGTAAAAAACTTTCTTTATCCGGGAAGTTGGCTATGTATTTTGCGGATATCACCCTAAGTCAGTGGGAAGATGTAGCAGCAAAAAACAAAAAGGTTGAATATATAGGTAGTTTGCTATGA